CTTTTGCCCATGTAACACTAATATCTTTAGGAAGATTTGCGATAGTGCCCATGATCCAAGCATTCATAGGCCTAATTACATGAGTATCAAAATGGACTACTTGTCCACTTGCATGTACGCAAGCATCTGTACGGCCAGCAACAGATACAGTAATAGGGCTATTAGCAACTGTACTCAGGGCTAATTCTAAGGTTTCTTGGATACTTGGTATGCCATCTAACTGACGTTGAAAGCCCCGATAACGTGAACCATTATATTCAATGCCAAGCGCTATTCTGGAAACGTTTGCGGCAGCCATTTCGGCTGCCGCATTCGAATTACTACTTTTTTCTATCATCGTTTATTTAAGTGTGGCTAAGATCTGTTCTGCTTGTTGTATTTGTTCAGCAGTACCTTCTTTTAGGACTTCTTCTAAAATATCTTTAGCGCCACTAGTATCACCCATTTCAATATAAGCATTAGCTAGTTCTAATTTAGTAGATACTTCATCTTCAGGTGGCAGTTCAAAACCAAGGTCTAACTCGGCAAGCGAGGTCTTAGTATCGACTGTTGAATCAATTAAGGAGATAGCAGGGTCTTCATCCTTAATTACTTCATTTTCTTGAAGAACTGGTGGTTCTATAGTCGCTGTGAAATCATCTGTTGTTGAAGATTGATTGTCACCACCAATAGAAGCTAATAAAGATTTTGCTTCAGCTTGTTGGCTATCATTACCTTCACGTATGATTTCTTCTAATAAATCGTGTGCGCCTTCAGTATCACCCATATCTATATAAGCATGGACTAATTCTAATTTAGTAGTAACTTGGTCCTTTTCAATAATATCATCCATCTCATCAGCAGTTTCTTCGGATGTTGCATGAGGCGTATGAGTATCTGTTATTTCTAAAGGAGGTTCAGAAGCACTGTTAAAACCTAAGTCAAATTTAAACTCTTCTTCTTTAGGTTCTTCTTGTGGTGCCTCTTCTTTTTCAAAGTCAAAGATAGCTGAGTCGGAACTAAAACTTTCATCTTCATCTAAGTTTGTTCCAAATATTGGTTTTTCTAACTCAGTAGAGTCAGGTGTTATCTTTTCTAACTCAAAACTCTCATCTACTTCGCGAGTTGGATCTGGTTCATAAATTACTTCTTTCTCTACTTCAGGTTCAGCAATTTCTTGTGTAGTAGGAGTAGACAGAGTATCAAAATCAAAACTAACTTCGGTTGCTTCAGGTTCTTTAAGATCTGATACTTCTTCTGAAGTAGAGGTGCCAAAAGTATTTTCTTCTGGTGTTTCAAAACTAGTAAATTGTGGAGATTCTTCAAAAGCAGTTGGAGTTACTGTCGCTGGAGAAGAAAAGTTAAATTGTGCACTTGCAAGTGTTGGGTATTTTTCTTTTAAGCTATCTATTTTATGTTGAGCAAGAGGGTCTAACAAAATTAGTTCTTGTTCTTCAGTTTCGAAATTACCTACGTCGCCTTGTTCTGCATAAACTTCCATTAATTTTAGACGATATTCAGTATTAGTAGGATCATCTTGTAGTGCATTAATTAATAAGTCTTTTGCTTCATCATAATGATTATAAGCTAAGTAGATATCAGCTTTATCAATAATACCCATTCCTTCACCTAGTTGAGAAAGTGGGCTGGTTGATGGTTGCGAGCCATTGCTAGAAACAGCGGCTGTATCAGTTTGTTCTGGATCGTTTAAGTCATCATCATCTAGTGTAACATTACTTAAATCTACTACAGTGGCATCGTCATTGGCAGCTTTTTTACGACGTAATAATAAGGCAACTATACAGATAATTAATAGAACACCACCACCAGCCATTAATAGTAGTTGGTTACCAAGAAGTGATGAAATGAATGATGGTTCTGGTGTTGTATCTTGTTGTTTAACTGGAGCAATTGGTTTAGATTGCTGAGCAGCTTTTTTAGCAGCAGCTTCCTCAGCGGCTTTTTTAGCAGCTTCTTCTTGGGCAGCTTTTTTAGCAGCAGCTTCCTCAGCGGCTTTTTTAGCAGCTTCTTCTTGGGCAGCTTTTTTAGCAGCAGCTTCCTCAGCGGCTTTTTTAGTAACTTCTTCTTGGGCAGCTTTTTGTGCAGCAACTTCTTCAGCAGCCTTTTCGTCAGCTGTTGGTTCATCAATAACAACTGGTTTAGTAGCTGGTTGTTCTAATTTTGTTTTGGCTTCTTCTATTTGAGAGTCTTTTTGTTTAGAAAGTTCTTCTAAACGATTGATTTCTGCTTGCAGTTGTTCTAACTGAGTGCTTAGATCATCATTTTCTTGACGTGCATTATCAAGTGCTTGTTTAGAGTTTTCTAATTGGCTTTGTAACTGTTCAGTTTGTTTATTATCTACTACTGCTGGTTTAGTAGGAGTAACATCTGTTTTTGCTGGAGTAGCAGCTGCAGCTGTTGCTGATTTAGTTGATTGTAGTAAAGTAGTTGCTTCAGCCACTGAAATAGCATTTATTTCTTTGCTAGTAGGTACTTTTAATGTATAACCAGCTAATAAGTGGTTAGCACTACCATTAATAAATGCTTTAGGATTTTTCTTATAAATGGCTGTAGCAGTTTTAGCAGCAGAGCTATTATTATCACTTAGCTTTTCAGCAACAGACCAAAGGGTATCACCACGTACTGTTAAGTAAGTTTCACCAGCAATGGTGGATTGAGAAACTGGTTTTGGTGTACTTACTTGGCTGGCAACTGGTTTAGTGGCAGCAGTATTAGTATTACCAGAAGCTGGGAGATCCATTAGAATAGTATATTCTCTGGAAATTTTATTACCTTGCCAATTTACATCAAGTAAAAAGTTAAGATAAGGTTCTTTTACTGGTTTGGTAGAGCTTATTTGAATATAGCCTTTACCATTCGCGCTAAGAACTGTTTTAAAAGTTAGGTTGGAAAGTTCAGACGTACGATCCAGACCAGATTTAGCAAAATCATCAGGGCTTGCTAAGCTTGGTTTGATATCTGCTGCTCTTAAACCTGCCGCATCAGATAGTTCGATTCTGGCATTTAATGGCTGACCATAGGATGATTTCCAAGAAATCTCTCCCATATTTAGAGCATATGCACTTGTTGTAGATAAAGTAATGGTAGTAGCAATAGCAGCAACCAACTTATGAACTTTTACCATAGTATAATCCCTTGAAACCAAACTTTTACGAGTTCTTAAAAAAAATTTTTCTAATAATACTATATAAATAGCGTTAATATGTAGTATTTCCTCTCATTTTAGTTATTTTAATCACTAAAATTCACTATATAGCACTAAGAAAATTGATTTTTGTTAATTAATATTCATCTAAAGTAATAGTATATCACTACTTACATCGTTATTTATTAGTTACTGGGCCTATAAAACTAAGGCTATAGAAATAAATAATAGTGAAACAGTGTTATATAAATCACATATAATAAAGCATATTATGGTGGTTTTCTTGATGTGTCTTAAGGTTAAGGTAAACTTTTAACCACTTTCCTACAAAGTTTACTGGATTTATTGTTAATAAGATGTTTGATATTCAGATGAAAAGTACCCAATGGCTATAAAAAAGTTATTGTCAGCTACTCATTTATCAGTAGTGCAATGGTTATTCTTTATTGTAGTAGCAAGTTTTTCTGGTTGGCTATTAGAAAAGTTTGCTGTTCCTGCCGCGTTATTACTTGGCCCTATGTTATGTGCAGTAATAATGGGTGTAAGTGGCACAAAAATTAGAATGCCTAAAGTATATTTTAAGTTTAGTCAGGGAATAATAGGCTGTTTAATTGGGCATGCTATGACTATGGGTATTTTAATAGAAATATTGCAAATATGGCATGTGATGCTAGTAGCTACTATTGTTACGCTTGTGCTAAGTGTATTAGTCGGTATTGTAAGTGTGCGCTATGGTGGTTTACCTGGTTCTACTGCTGCTTGGGGCACTTCACCAGGTGGTGCGGCTACTATGGTAGCGATGGCAGAAGAATATGGTGCCGATGCGCGTGTAGTGGCAACGATGCAATATATTCGAGTTATTTGTGTAGTGCTAATGGCGGCATTGGTTGGGCATGTATTTGGTGCTGCTGTGGGTGGATATCAAAATATTCAACCAGCGACTATGCAATGGGATCAAAGTGTCTTTATTAAT
This portion of the Entomomonas sp. E2T0 genome encodes:
- a CDS encoding FimV/HubP family polar landmark protein, which codes for MVKVHKLVAAIATTITLSTTSAYALNMGEISWKSSYGQPLNARIELSDAAGLRAADIKPSLASPDDFAKSGLDRTSELSNLTFKTVLSANGKGYIQISSTKPVKEPYLNFLLDVNWQGNKISREYTILMDLPASGNTNTAATKPVASQVSTPKPVSQSTIAGETYLTVRGDTLWSVAEKLSDNNSSAAKTATAIYKKNPKAFINGSANHLLAGYTLKVPTSKEINAISVAEATTLLQSTKSATAAAATPAKTDVTPTKPAVVDNKQTEQLQSQLENSKQALDNARQENDDLSTQLEQLQAEINRLEELSKQKDSQIEEAKTKLEQPATKPVVIDEPTADEKAAEEVAAQKAAQEEVTKKAAEEAAAKKAAQEEAAKKAAEEAAAKKAAQEEAAKKAAEEAAAKKAAQQSKPIAPVKQQDTTPEPSFISSLLGNQLLLMAGGGVLLIICIVALLLRRKKAANDDATVVDLSNVTLDDDDLNDPEQTDTAAVSSNGSQPSTSPLSQLGEGMGIIDKADIYLAYNHYDEAKDLLINALQDDPTNTEYRLKLMEVYAEQGDVGNFETEEQELILLDPLAQHKIDSLKEKYPTLASAQFNFSSPATVTPTAFEESPQFTSFETPEENTFGTSTSEEVSDLKEPEATEVSFDFDTLSTPTTQEIAEPEVEKEVIYEPDPTREVDESFELEKITPDSTELEKPIFGTNLDEDESFSSDSAIFDFEKEEAPQEEPKEEEFKFDLGFNSASEPPLEITDTHTPHATSEETADEMDDIIEKDQVTTKLELVHAYIDMGDTEGAHDLLEEIIREGNDSQQAEAKSLLASIGGDNQSSTTDDFTATIEPPVLQENEVIKDEDPAISLIDSTVDTKTSLAELDLGFELPPEDEVSTKLELANAYIEMGDTSGAKDILEEVLKEGTAEQIQQAEQILATLK
- a CDS encoding AbrB family transcriptional regulator, whose amino-acid sequence is MAIKKLLSATHLSVVQWLFFIVVASFSGWLLEKFAVPAALLLGPMLCAVIMGVSGTKIRMPKVYFKFSQGIIGCLIGHAMTMGILIEILQIWHVMLVATIVTLVLSVLVGIVSVRYGGLPGSTAAWGTSPGGAATMVAMAEEYGADARVVATMQYIRVICVVLMAALVGHVFGAAVGGYQNIQPATMQWDQSVFINFVITMLVLVVGVNIGRYMPAGFLLVPMLLGTVLQLLGVVNLLIPHWMIAIAYGVMGAYIGLGFDRDTLRYVMYAMPIMIIASLLLVFLCGISALGVSWWLDVDYLSAYLATSPGGLDSLSVVAIDVHADVGLVMAMQTLRLFAVILTGPMLAKYIAQFALVKT